The DNA region GTAATTACTGGTTTTTTACTAAACGATTGATTTGGCCTAAGCTCTCGTAATTAAGTGTATCGGCTGTTACCGAATAATTCCAAGTTGCCATATTGTAAGACTTCATTACGATTTTATGCGTAGAGTCAGCTTTGCGGTAGCCAGTCATCGTAAACATGATATTGTTGCGTTTGGAATCTACTTCATAAGTTCCGAAAATGCTGTCAGCGTTGGCCGTATCTTTTACTGATGAGGTTTTGCGTAGAATCAACTGCCCAAAAGAACCGTCTTCTTTAAACTCAAATCTTTCGCCTACGCTACCCCATTTGCCATACAATTGGGTGTCTGGGGAAATGCTTACAGTTTCGCAAGCCAATGCAAATGCAGCGATTACAGTAGTTACAGCGATTTGTCTAAAATATCTCATTGTTATTGTGTTTCAGGGAATTAGAAAATGATACCAATCGATGGAGCCAAGTAAAGCGAGAAAATAGTACCGTCGTCGTCAAAACCTACGATAGCACCGCCATTAAGATTGGCTACCAAATGGCGAGTTGGCATAATAAACTGATAACCAACACCTAAACTCCCTCTGTATGGCTTTAGTTCTGCAAATGGAACAGCTACGTTAGGTTGCTTAAATTCGCGTGGACGTACAATCATCGAATAAGGTTTGATAGTGCCGTCTCCGTACAACAAATTACCGTAACCAGCATTGAGGTAGCCATAAAAGCCTGCAGGAGCTTCGCCTGTAAAATAGTATTTGAGAGCAACTTCCGCCAAATAGCCATTTTTCATGAAAGATTCTTCGTATTTCTGCATGGCGTTATTCTTTTTGCTGTCGGTGGTTCCCAACTTCCCAAAAACATTTACACCAAAAGACATCTTGTTGTTAATTGGAAATTCAAATTCCAAACCTGCTGTATTCCAAAGAAATCCAGGCGCAAATTTTACGTTTATGCCACTTCCATCGTGCTTGATGGGGGCGTGATGTTCTGAGCTTGCGCCATCTTCTTCGCCTCCATCGGCTGAGGATTTGCCTTTTTTCTTAGAAGATTTTTTGGCGGGTTTTCTTTTTTGTGCAGCAGCTTCATGCCCCGAGACCATCAAAAAACAAAACAATAAACTTAAACAGCCAATTAAGTAAAAATGTCTTTTCATATACAATTTTATGTTTTTGGTATTTCACTACACCTAAGTAACTTCTATCAGACTCTATTTTTTAAATCAAAAGTAAAGCCTTAGTCAGTAAGACTGCAAATGTAATATTTTTTATAAAAAACAAGAAGTATTATTTTTCTATTTTATGTAAAATAAGGATAAATATCTGATTGTTAGTTGATTATAATTCAATAAATATATAGGTCATGTCTAGGCCAATTCCTAAAGTCTCTTTATATCACAAAACAACGCAACTGTTTTATAGTGTTATACAGCAAAAAGGCTCATTACATTGCATCACAATTAGTTAAATCAGGTGGTTTTGAGAAACAAAGCCTACCTTTGCCCCACAATTCTATATTATATACCTAAATTCCTCCGAATACACATGAAAAACATTGCCTCTTGGGACGACGCGCTGCTGGATTTTAAGAATTATATGCGCTTGGAAAGGAGTATGTCCGACAACTCCATCGAAGCCTATTTGCGCGACGTAGAGCGTTTTCGACAATTTCTTGCGCTCGACAACAAAAAAACAGAGCCTTTGGCCATACAAGCCAACGACATTCGTAACTTCTTGATTTACATTGCTGAATTGGGAATGTCGGCCACCTCACAGGCGCGTATGCTTTCGGGCCTCAAGGCGTTTTTTAAGTTTATGATGTACGAGCATCAGCTTAGCATCGACCCGACCCAAAACATACAAGGTCCTCAGATCGGCAAGAAACTCCCTGAAGTGCTGGAAGTACACGAAGTCGAACAGATTTTGGCCGCGATAGATGTTTCTAAACCAGAAGGTATCCGTAACCGCGCCATGCTCGAAACGCTGTACAGTTCGGGGTTACGCGTGTCCGAGCTGATAGATTTGCGCATCAGTAACCTGTTTTTTGATATTGGTTTTATCAAGGTAATCGGGAAAAATAACAAAGAACGCTTTGTGCCAATCGGCGAAGAAGCCATCAAACACATTGGCTTGTACATGAAGCATGTGCGTGCCAATTGGGACATACAAAAAGGCAGTGAAGATGTGGTGTTTGTGAACCGACGCGGCAGCCAACTCACGCGCGTGATGGTTTTTGCTATTATCAAAGACCTAACACTCAA from Flexibacter flexilis DSM 6793 includes:
- the xerD gene encoding site-specific tyrosine recombinase XerD gives rise to the protein MKNIASWDDALLDFKNYMRLERSMSDNSIEAYLRDVERFRQFLALDNKKTEPLAIQANDIRNFLIYIAELGMSATSQARMLSGLKAFFKFMMYEHQLSIDPTQNIQGPQIGKKLPEVLEVHEVEQILAAIDVSKPEGIRNRAMLETLYSSGLRVSELIDLRISNLFFDIGFIKVIGKNNKERFVPIGEEAIKHIGLYMKHVRANWDIQKGSEDVVFVNRRGSQLTRVMVFAIIKDLTLKAGITKSVSPHTFRHSFATHLLEGGADLRAIQEMLGHESIITTQIYTHLDVEYLKQVIKEFHPRS